The nucleotide sequence CATCTTCACCACGACCCACTCGTTGACCTTCGGCATCACGCCGTAGCAACACATCATCGGATCCTTCACCAACAGAAATTCCGTCACCAGGCCTTCCTCCATCTTCACGGGCAGCATGAAGCCCGTCACCGCGACCTTCTTCGCGTCGAGTTCCCTCACCGCGGCCGGGATCTGGGCGTCGGCTTCCTTCGCCTTGGACTCGTCCGGCGGGGCGGTGAACTCGTACGAGGCCAGCCGCTCGAAACCCACCGCAATGGCCGGCTCATCGGCCGTCCGGCCGGGGGTCGCGATCGCCAAGAGCAGGCCGGCCAGCAGGAGAGGACGGAGGGACGGGGAGAGCGGAGCTTTCATGAGCACGGGTAAAAGAGGGAGGACGGCGGGAAACTGTCGCGAAACCTAGCCGGTTTCACCCCGCCGTCAAAAGCTTTGGTCGACCGGCGTGCCTCAGCCCTGCGGGTGAAAATGGAACGTGATGTCGCGGAACACGGTGTCGCGCACCTTGATGGCCTT is from Lacunisphaera limnophila and encodes:
- a CDS encoding DUF3299 domain-containing protein, with the translated sequence MKAPLSPSLRPLLLAGLLLAIATPGRTADEPAIAVGFERLASYEFTAPPDESKAKEADAQIPAAVRELDAKKVAVTGFMLPVKMEEGLVTEFLLVKDPMMCCYGVMPKVNEWVVVKMNGKGVAPLMDVPITFEGTLAVGQLYEGGYLTGLYLLKGDRRVETKG